In one Sander lucioperca isolate FBNREF2018 chromosome 7, SLUC_FBN_1.2, whole genome shotgun sequence genomic region, the following are encoded:
- the LOC116040110 gene encoding CD209 antigen-like protein E: MQQMEVSDYGNESPRPKQKGSGDANQTERRLCQVLLLSFGLLCVIQAILNVSLRLTLYSTHSDCNATHFSSQDQLTNKIKNLEEERDRLRTNLETAQERWEYFNGSFYYISSIEKTWQESRDDCLQKGADLVIINSQEEQDFTTKFDKRLWIGLTDSETEGTWKWVDGTPLTKSYWDSGEPNDENGEDCVEIRYFDPENSWSDNNCLTQLNWICEMKVRP, from the exons ATGCAGCAAATGGAGGTATCTGATTATGGTAATGAGTCACCGAGACCAAAGCAGAAAGGCAGTGGGGATGCAAATCAAACAG AGAGAAGACTCTGCCAGGTGCTTCTCCTCAGCTTTGGGCTGCTGTGCGTCATACAAGCCATTCTCAATGTTTCTCTACGCCTGACAT TATACTCTACCCACTCGGACTGCAACGCAACTCATTTTAGTAGCCAAGACCAGCTAACCAACAAGATCAAGAacctggaggaggagagggacaggcTGAGGACTAATCTGGAGACAG CTCAAGAAAGATGGGAGTATTTCAACGGTAGTTTCTACTACATTTCTTCTATCGAGAAAACCTGGCAAGAGAGTAGAGATGACTGTCTTCAAAAGGGTGCAGACCTGGTGATTATCAACAGCCAAGAAGAacag GATTTCACAACAAAATTTGATAAGAGACTGTGGATTGGCCTGACTGACTCAGAGACAGAGGGGACGTGGAAATGGGTGGATGGGACTCCACTGACCAAAAG CTACTGGGATTCCGGGGAGCCTAACGATGAGAACGGTGAAGACTGTGTGGAAATACGTTATTTTGATCCAGAAAACAGCTGGAGTGATAATAACTGTCTCACTCAACTCAACTGGATCTGTGAAATGAAAGTCCGTCCATAA